Genomic segment of Veillonella parvula DSM 2008:
AAGAAAAAGAAATTTATGGCATATCTTGCCACGGTGCTCCTGCTAGTTGTGAGTATGCTCCTGACTGCATGTGGTGGCCCTGGGGATGCGAAAAAGGATGCGGCACAATCTGGCAAACAAATTGAGATTACAGATGTAACTGGTCAAAAGGTGACGTTGAAAAAACCAGCAGAACGCGTAGTAGTTCAATTGAGTGCTTCTGGTGGTGCGTTCTTGACTATGGCTGCGTTGCAAGGCAAAGATGTGGCTAAGACTATTGTTGGTATTGACCCTTATTTGAGCAAATTGCGTACAGATATGTGGGATCGCTACAAATCTGAAGTGCCAGAGTTGGAAAAAATTCCTCTCATTGGTAACGTAAATGATAAAACATTTGATGTGGAAAAAGTAATTTCCTTAAACCCAGATGTTATCTTCATGCCTTTATATTTCAAAGATCAATATGAAGCTGATTACAAACCTAAAATTGATGCAGCTGGCATCCCTACTATCTATATCGATTATCATGCGGAAAAGCTTGAAAATCACCAAAAATCTATCGAAGCTATCGGTAAAGCATTGGGTAAAGAAGAGCGTGCAGCAGAAATCAACAAGTTCTATACTGACCGTTTAACAAGAGTTATGGACCGCATTAGCAAAATCAATAAACCAAAACCAACTGTTTACATTGAAACAGGTAACGAAGGTCCAGAAGGTTTAGGTTTTGCGTATAGTGGAAACGTAGCATGGGGCGCATTGGCAACTCAAGTAGGTGGTGACCTTATTACTAAGGATGTAGTTCAAAAAGCAGGTCCTGTTAACCCAGAATTTATTTTGGAAAGAAATCCAGATATCATCATGATCATCGGTTCTTACTGGCCTAAGAAACCTACATCCATGCGTTTAGGTTTTGATACAAATGAAGCTAAATCTCAAGAGTTATTGAAAGCTTTCACCACAGAACGTCAAGGCTGGCCTGAATTGAAAGCCGTTCAATCTAAAAACGTTTTCTCTACTCACCATGGTTTACCTCGTGAAGTATATGACGTTGCAGTATTTGAATACTTAGCTAAAACATTCTATCCTGAGGAATTCAAGGATGTAGATCCTGAAGGCACACTTAAGGAATTCTATGACAAATTCCTTCCATTCTCTTACGGTGGCGTTTGGTTTATGCAGTTGAACTAAAAAGGGGTTTTGTATAGTGACGGAAACTAACAATCAGTACGATTATAAAAAACAGAGCTATAAAAAGCTCATGTTTATTATCATCGGTCTGATCATTTGTGCGGTAAGTTTTGTTACCGATATTATTGTAGGTCCTGCATCACTTACGTTAAGTGATGTATGGCTCGCATTAACAGACCCAGCAGAGGTTTCCAAAAACGCATATGTTATCATTTGGTCGATTCGTCTTCCGACGGCCATTATGGCATTGCTCGTAGGTGCTTCTTTGGGCATTGCTGGTGCTGGCATGCAGACTATTCTTGATAACCCGTTATCTAGCCCGTATACACTTGGTATATCCGCAGGGGCTGGCTTCGGTGCATCTCTTATGGTTGTTGTAGGCGCTAGTGCATTAGAGTTTTTAGGTGTCTTTATGGTTCCATTTGGCGCCTTTGTATTCGCTAGTTTGACGAGTTTCTTTATCTATTCCATCAATAAGATTAAGAACTTCTCCTCTGAAACGATGATTCTCGCTGGTATCGGCATGATGTTCTTGTTCCAAGCGCTTCAATCCTTGATGCAATATATGGCATCTCCTGAGGCCCTTCAAAACATCGTGTTCTGGACGATGGGGAGTTTAGCTAAGGCAAATTGGGTGAACATCTCTATTGTTCTTATCGTGCTAGCAATCATGCTTCCGCTTATGATGCGTGAATCTTGGCGTTTAACAGCATTAAAATTAGGCGATGAAAAGGCTTCTGGTCTTGGCGTTAATGTTGAAAGTTTACGGGTAAAAGTGTTTGCTTTCATCTCCATCATTACAGCCGTTGCTGTTTCTTTCGTTGGAACCATTGGTTTTATCGGTATTGTAGGACCACATATTGCACGTATGCTTGTGGGTGAGGATCAACGGTATTTCTTACCACTATCTGCAGTATGTGGCATGGCGATTTTGTCTCTCGCATCTATTGCGAGTAAGATGCTCGTTCCTGGGGCGATGTTCCCAATCGGTATTGTGACAGCAATCATCGGTGTACCTTTCTTCTTCTCGTTGGTATTAACTAGGAAAAGGAGCTATTTCAAATGATTGAAGTTCATAATCTAACCTTTGGTTATTCCTCTACAGAAGACGGACAAATCTTAAAGGGCGTTGACTTTGCTGCTAAAACAGGTAAATTGACTGCGCTCATTGGTACTAACGGTGCTGGTAAATCTACACTTTTAAAAACAATTATGGGTATCTTGAAAGGCAAGGGCGAGATTTCCGTTAATGGTAAACCTGTATCTCAATATTCTACAAAGGATTTTAGTAGTACAGTGAGCTATTTGTCTCAAGATAATGACTGTAAAGTCAATCTATCTGTTTTTGAAGTCGTTATGCTAGGGCGCATGGGCTCCATGTCCTTCCGCGTAAGTGATGAGGATATTGCAGCCACACAAGAGGTATTGGAACGGTTGAACTTACAGCGCTTTGCATCGCGTAGCATCATGGAGCTCAGCGGTGGTCAACGCCAACTTGTGTTCATGGCGCAAGCCCTTGTAAAAGAACCTAAAATCTTAATTCTTGATGAACCGACAAGTGCTTTAGATTTGCACAAGCAATTTGACTTGTTAACATTGCTAAAAAACCTGACTCAAGAAAATGATTTTACAACACTCGTAACATTGCATCATCTTGATCTGGCGGCTATGTTCGCAGATGAAATCATCGTGCTTAAAGAGGGTACAGTATATGCTCAAGGCGCGCCGAAAGACATCTTTACAGAAGCCATGATGGAAGATGTATACCGTGTTAAAACGAAAATTTATATGGATGACAATGGGCTACCTCATGTAATTCCATTAGAAGCTATTATTAATTAATAGGATTCTTTGTGATTGCGTTGAGCTTATTATAGTGTTGGAACTATTTATTATAGATAATCATTGACGTGAATCCAGTTATATTAATAGGCTGTAAAATAATTAGTTAATAATAAAAGAAGCTGAAATCTTTGCAGAGCAGCATTGATTTCAGCTTCTTTTTGTTGGGAAAAGTATTGGTATTGTATTTAAATAATCTCTTTAACCTGTGCTATACCCTTATCAGTAAGCACGTAGTGTCCATTTGTCACATATAATAGACCTTGTTTCTTTAGCTGTGAAGCAGCTTGATGAGTATAATCAGGCCTCCAGTTCAAATGCTCATGAATGGTACCGATGCCGTTTTCAACGTGAGCGATAGGCGTATCCATATGTGTATAAATATGGCATAGCATCATCGTTTCCCGATAGTGGCGACGTAAGTGACGTTGACGACGGTATGTGGCGATATAGCCTGTCTTTGGTGTTGCGATAACAGCGATAATCAGTGCGATACCGATGGTGGTTGCAATGGAACCCGCGATGGATACGTCCATGGTGAAAGATACTTCCGTACCGACGACAGCACAGATAATACCGATGATGATACTGCTAGTAAGCATGGCTTTCACAGAGTCCGTCCATAAATAAGCGATGACCGCAGGCCCAATCATGAGGCCGATGACGAGAATGGCACCTACCGCTTGGAATGAGGCTACAACGGTGAGGGATACCATGGTCATGAGTACATAGTGGATGAGGGCTGGCATAAAGCCGAAGAGCCCCGCTAGTAGCGGATCAAAGGTAGATAATTGCAATTCCTTGTAGAACAGCATGACTAAAATTAAATTGATGAGCGCCACGCCTAGGGAAATCCATAGCGATATAGGCCCCAAGTCGGTGCCGCTCACAATCCATCGATCAAAGGGGGCAAAGGCTATTTCGCCGAGTAATGCGGTATCTACATCGAGATGAGCGTTACCGCTGTATAGGCTGACTAGAATGATGGCGATAGAGAATAGAAGCGGGAAGATGATGCCGATAGACGCATCTTCGTTGACAAGCCCCGTATTGTGTATCATTTCTGTAAGCCATACGGTGCCTACACCAACTAAGGTAGCCCCGACGAGTAGAAATGGAGAGTTTAAATCTTCCGTCATAAAGAAAGCGAGCACGATGCCGAGGAATACGGTGTGCGTAATGGCATCGGCCATCATGGACATGCGACGCAATACGAGGAAGACCCCAGGGATGGCACATGCGATGGATACCGCAATGGCAATGAGCAATATCTCTGTATGAACTGTCATGGGGCACCTCCTATGCGAGGTTGTGCGTCCTCTGCTACGCAAATACTTTGCTGTGCCTTGGATTTGGGAGCCCTTGTGGTTTCTAATAATAATGCGTGCTTTGACTGTCTATTTTTACGGAACTGCCAGAGCATACCTCGGTTAGGAGCAAAGATGAGGCTCAATAATACGAGAATCGATAAAATGACAATGATAGCTGGGCCTGTCGGTAATTTTGGAACTGATGTACTCCAAATAGTACCGCCGATGGCGGATATCATGCCAAATAATCCTGCTAATATACACATGGTGCCCAGTTTATTCGTCCACTGTCTTGCTCCAACGGCGGGTGCAATGAGGAGAGAGCTAATTAAGATAGCCCCTACCGATTGAATGCCGATAATGATGGTCATGATCAATAATGAACGATATAAAATAAGGGTGAAAGTGACGGGAATTTGTAGTGTTTTGGCGTATTCCACATCGAAGGAGATAAGCTTTAACTCCTTCCAGAATAATGCGGTTAGCACGATGATGATGAGCGCCGCTGCAGATGTGATGTACACGTCGCGCGCTAATATGGTGGCTGCCTGTCCAAATATAAATTTTGAAAGCCCCGCTTGACCAGCATTGTTTAAGCTTTGTACATAGGTGAGCAATACCATACCGAGCCCAAAGAAGGCAGAGAGTATGGTGGCTAAAGCTCCATCAAATTTGATTTTGCTGTTTTCTACGGTAATGGTAATGAGCCAAGCCGCAGTGATAGAGGATAGGGCAGCACCTGCGATGAGAACTTCGATGTCCTTGATGCCCGTCAGCAAGAAGGCAATGACCACACCGGGTAGTGCCGCATGCGATAGGCCGTCACCGATGAGGCTTTCCTTGCGAAGTACCGCAAAGGTACCAGCGATACCGCTAGCGAGGCCTAATAAAGCCGTACCGAGCAGTACCATCTGCGTCGTATAGGATTGGAGTATGGTCATACAATCCTCCCCTTGCCGTAGGTGCGCTCAATAGCTTCGTCCGTAAATGTATCTGCTACGGGGCCATAGGCGACAGTTTGTTTGTTTACCATCGTTACCCAATCGAAATATTGGGGCACCGTATTTAAATCGTGGTGGACGACGATAACCGTTTTGCCTCGAGCTTTCATTTCTTGTAAAAGCGAAATAATAGCATGCTCTGTAGTTT
This window contains:
- a CDS encoding ABC transporter substrate-binding protein — translated: MVKKKKFMAYLATVLLLVVSMLLTACGGPGDAKKDAAQSGKQIEITDVTGQKVTLKKPAERVVVQLSASGGAFLTMAALQGKDVAKTIVGIDPYLSKLRTDMWDRYKSEVPELEKIPLIGNVNDKTFDVEKVISLNPDVIFMPLYFKDQYEADYKPKIDAAGIPTIYIDYHAEKLENHQKSIEAIGKALGKEERAAEINKFYTDRLTRVMDRISKINKPKPTVYIETGNEGPEGLGFAYSGNVAWGALATQVGGDLITKDVVQKAGPVNPEFILERNPDIIMIIGSYWPKKPTSMRLGFDTNEAKSQELLKAFTTERQGWPELKAVQSKNVFSTHHGLPREVYDVAVFEYLAKTFYPEEFKDVDPEGTLKEFYDKFLPFSYGGVWFMQLN
- a CDS encoding FecCD family ABC transporter permease; this encodes MTETNNQYDYKKQSYKKLMFIIIGLIICAVSFVTDIIVGPASLTLSDVWLALTDPAEVSKNAYVIIWSIRLPTAIMALLVGASLGIAGAGMQTILDNPLSSPYTLGISAGAGFGASLMVVVGASALEFLGVFMVPFGAFVFASLTSFFIYSINKIKNFSSETMILAGIGMMFLFQALQSLMQYMASPEALQNIVFWTMGSLAKANWVNISIVLIVLAIMLPLMMRESWRLTALKLGDEKASGLGVNVESLRVKVFAFISIITAVAVSFVGTIGFIGIVGPHIARMLVGEDQRYFLPLSAVCGMAILSLASIASKMLVPGAMFPIGIVTAIIGVPFFFSLVLTRKRSYFK
- a CDS encoding ABC transporter ATP-binding protein — translated: MIEVHNLTFGYSSTEDGQILKGVDFAAKTGKLTALIGTNGAGKSTLLKTIMGILKGKGEISVNGKPVSQYSTKDFSSTVSYLSQDNDCKVNLSVFEVVMLGRMGSMSFRVSDEDIAATQEVLERLNLQRFASRSIMELSGGQRQLVFMAQALVKEPKILILDEPTSALDLHKQFDLLTLLKNLTQENDFTTLVTLHHLDLAAMFADEIIVLKEGTVYAQGAPKDIFTEAMMEDVYRVKTKIYMDDNGLPHVIPLEAIIN
- a CDS encoding metal ABC transporter permease, whose translation is MTVHTEILLIAIAVSIACAIPGVFLVLRRMSMMADAITHTVFLGIVLAFFMTEDLNSPFLLVGATLVGVGTVWLTEMIHNTGLVNEDASIGIIFPLLFSIAIILVSLYSGNAHLDVDTALLGEIAFAPFDRWIVSGTDLGPISLWISLGVALINLILVMLFYKELQLSTFDPLLAGLFGFMPALIHYVLMTMVSLTVVASFQAVGAILVIGLMIGPAVIAYLWTDSVKAMLTSSIIIGIICAVVGTEVSFTMDVSIAGSIATTIGIALIIAVIATPKTGYIATYRRQRHLRRHYRETMMLCHIYTHMDTPIAHVENGIGTIHEHLNWRPDYTHQAASQLKKQGLLYVTNGHYVLTDKGIAQVKEII
- a CDS encoding metal ABC transporter permease, with product MTILQSYTTQMVLLGTALLGLASGIAGTFAVLRKESLIGDGLSHAALPGVVIAFLLTGIKDIEVLIAGAALSSITAAWLITITVENSKIKFDGALATILSAFFGLGMVLLTYVQSLNNAGQAGLSKFIFGQAATILARDVYITSAAALIIIVLTALFWKELKLISFDVEYAKTLQIPVTFTLILYRSLLIMTIIIGIQSVGAILISSLLIAPAVGARQWTNKLGTMCILAGLFGMISAIGGTIWSTSVPKLPTGPAIIVILSILVLLSLIFAPNRGMLWQFRKNRQSKHALLLETTRAPKSKAQQSICVAEDAQPRIGGAP